Below is a window of Mycoplasmopsis anatis DNA.
TGAAGAAAAAAATAAAAAAGAAATAAAAATACTTTTTCATCCTATTTATGAGGATGAAAATATTTTATTAGTACATAAACCTGAAAAAATTGCAATTCACAGTGAAGATAATTGTTTAGATGAACAAGTTTTATCCTATTTAAAATATAAAAAAGTTGACAGTTTTATTCCAAGTCATGTAGGAAGACTAGATAAAGAAACTAGTGGAATAATGCTTTATGCTAAAAATTATGAAACACTTAATTATTTAAATGAAAATGCAAAAAATATTGAAAAGACTTATATTTTCAAGAGTGATTTTAATATGGATAATTTGATAGTGAATGGCTATATTTTTCATGATAACTCAAAACAAAAGATGAAAGTAAGTAAAGATTATGTTGAAAATGCAAAAAAATTCACTACAAAGCTCTTCATGATTAGAGACAGAAAATTTGCACAAATCATAACAGGAAGAAAACATCAAATAAGAGCAACATTATCATATTTGGGTTATCCAATTTACGGTGATCACAAATACGGTGGGAAGAAATTTAATCGTTTAATGCTTCATGCTTATTCTATAAAATTTAAAAATATGACAGGGAAATTCGAGTATTTAAATGACCATGAATATCTTAAAGAACCTAATTGATAGTCAGAAAGGAAAGAAATGAACAAAAGCATAACAAAAGAGGAATTGTATAAAATTGCAGAAAGCTTAATGCTTAAACCTACTGAAGAAGTTGTTGAAGAAATTCTAAAAGATTGAGAAGTTTTGCAAAAATACATTCAAATGATGAGTTTAATTAATACTGATAATGTTAAACCAATGACTCATATTAATGAGAACTATCAAGTTGACTTTTTTAGAGAAGACATTGAAGATGATTCATGAGCAATTAAAAAAGAACACATTCTTACAAATGCAGCTCAATCAGACCAAGATTTTATTATAACTAAGAAGGTGGTTAAATAATGAGTGTTAAAGTTTTAGGAAATTTTGAAAAAGCTAAAGTTGAATTAGCAAACAACAAAAATAATGCAGTTTCATACATATACGATCAAGCTAAAAACTTAAATCCTCAAGGAAATTTATCAAACTCAGTTTTTACAATTAAAAACGTTTTTGCTACTGATGATGCAGTCACAAATGCATCAAGCAGAATTTTGGAAAATTTTCAACCACATTATAATGCAGAGGTAGTCCAAAAATTATTAAACGCAGGAGCTACTCCAGTTGCTAAAGTTCATTCAGATGAATTAGCTTTAGGCGGTACAGGAACATACTCTGGTTTTGGTTTGATAAGAAACCCACTAGATCCAGAAAGACTTAGCGGTGGTTCTTCATCTGGTTCTATTGTTACACTAACTGATAATGTTTCATTTGCCTTAGGTAGTGATACCGGTGATAGTGTTAGATTACCAGCATCATATAATGGAAAAGTAGGTTTTAAACCATCTTATGGTGCAATATCACGTTATGGAATGTTCGCATATTGTTCATCTTTAGACACTGTTGCATTTTTTGCTCATAATGTTAATGACATTTTTGAGGTTTCAAAAGCAACTTTTGGCATTGACAACAAAGATATGACTACAATTAAGGTTAAAATGGAGGAACTTAATTCTCTTAAACCTAATATTGTGGTAGCTCTAGAATTAGACGGGTTCTTAGAAGAATATGTTTTAAATTCATATAATAATTTGATCCAAAAATTGATAAATAATGGTGTTAAAGTTAAAAAAGTTAAACCTGACTTAACAATTTTAAGAAATATTAAACCAGTTTATGATATTGTAAGTTACTCTGAAGCATCTGCTAACTTAGCTAATTTAAATGGTATTGCATTTGGTGAGAGAAAAACAGGTGAAGATTGAAATGAAATCATGACCAATACTAGAACAAGCGGTTTTGGTAAAATGGTTCAGAGAAGATTAACTCTTGGAAGTTACTATTTATATAGCAAAAATCAAGAAGAAATCTTCAAAAAAGCTCAAAAAGTAAGAAGAGTAATTAGAGATTATTTAACTAGTTTACATAAAAGCGCTGATGTTGTTATTTATCCAGCAAGTGCAGCTATAGCTCCATTTATTGACTTTTCAAAAAATAAGAATTATGATTTTATGGAATACATTTTAACTGGTTCAAACTTAGTTGGTAACCCTTCAATTACAATACCTCTTGGAAAAAATCAAGAGTTACCTTTTAATATAACCATTGATTCAGAGATTTATACTGATGAAAAACTGCTATCAATTTCATTATGATTTGAAGAAATTTTAGGAGGAAATAATGAATTGAAATAATTATTTTGATGTTGTTATTGGTGTGGAAATTCATGTTGAATTAGATACCAAGACAAAGATGTTTTCTCCTGCTAAAAATATCTTTGATGCAGAACCTAATACAACAGTTAATCAAATAGATCTAGCATACCCAGGAACTTTACCACTAATTAATAAACAAGCAGTTAAATATGCAATTGCATTAGCAAAAGCTCTTAAGATGGAAATTGATAGCGAGATGCACTTTGACAGAAAAAACTATTTTTATCCAGATTTACCTAAAGGTTTCCAAATAACACAATTTTATAGACCAATCGGTCAAAACGGTGTTATCGATGTTATCTTTGGTGATGGCAAAATTAAACAAGTGACTATTGAAAGAATTCATTTAGAAGAAGACACTGCTAGACAACATCATGATGAAAATGGTACAAAACTTGATTACAATCGAGCAGGTGTTCCTCTGATTGAAATTGTTTCAAATCCAGTGATGAGTTCAGCTGAAGAAGCTGCCGCATATGTCGACGCTATTAGAAAAACAGCACTAGCATTAAAAATAAGTGATGCAAAACTTGAACAAGGTTCACTTAGAGCTGACATCAACATTTCATTAAAACCAAAAGGTGTTAAAGAATTTGGTACTAAAGTGGAAATAAAAAACATGAACTCGCTTAATAATATTAAAAAAGCAATTGAATTTGAGATTATAGATCAAGCTAAAAAGTTATTCAAAAATGAAAAAATTCTTCAACAAACTAAGCGTTTTGATGATCAAAGTAATTCAACAATTACAATGAGAGTTAAAACAGGTCAAACTGATTATAAATATTTTCCAGAACCAAATATTCCATTTATTAAAATTTCAGATGAGTTTATCGAATCTATAAAGTTACCAGAATTACCTGTTGAAAGATTCAAGCGATATAAGTCTTATGAAATACAAGATATTTATATCCAAAGTCTAAACAATGATTTAAAACTTGCTGATTATTTTGATAGCATATCTTACCCTGATAAAACTAAGTTAGCAAAAATTTTCTTTGCTGAAGTTGTATCATTAGCTAATTCAAAATCGTTAAATGCTTATGAATTGAATATTAATCCTGAAAATATTACAAAAGCTATTGAATTATTAGAACAAGAAATTATTTCAGGGAAATCAATCAAAAAATTAATACCACTTCTACAAGATTTCAATGGTGACATCAATGATTTACTTGATGAACATAAATTGAAGCAGATCTCTGACTTGGATTTAATCAATCAAATAATTTCTGA
It encodes the following:
- a CDS encoding pseudouridine synthase family protein gives rise to the protein MEYIKFNATKNDQGRTVFKLLIKYFDNVPVSRIERVFRQKDIKINGLRNVNKNQVIKEKDLIEVYGLSDLKNVEEKNKKEIKILFHPIYEDENILLVHKPEKIAIHSEDNCLDEQVLSYLKYKKVDSFIPSHVGRLDKETSGIMLYAKNYETLNYLNENAKNIEKTYIFKSDFNMDNLIVNGYIFHDNSKQKMKVSKDYVENAKKFTTKLFMIRDRKFAQIITGRKHQIRATLSYLGYPIYGDHKYGGKKFNRLMLHAYSIKFKNMTGKFEYLNDHEYLKEPNW
- the gatB gene encoding Asp-tRNA(Asn)/Glu-tRNA(Gln) amidotransferase subunit GatB is translated as MNWNNYFDVVIGVEIHVELDTKTKMFSPAKNIFDAEPNTTVNQIDLAYPGTLPLINKQAVKYAIALAKALKMEIDSEMHFDRKNYFYPDLPKGFQITQFYRPIGQNGVIDVIFGDGKIKQVTIERIHLEEDTARQHHDENGTKLDYNRAGVPLIEIVSNPVMSSAEEAAAYVDAIRKTALALKISDAKLEQGSLRADINISLKPKGVKEFGTKVEIKNMNSLNNIKKAIEFEIIDQAKKLFKNEKILQQTKRFDDQSNSTITMRVKTGQTDYKYFPEPNIPFIKISDEFIESIKLPELPVERFKRYKSYEIQDIYIQSLNNDLKLADYFDSISYPDKTKLAKIFFAEVVSLANSKSLNAYELNINPENITKAIELLEQEIISGKSIKKLIPLLQDFNGDINDLLDEHKLKQISDLDLINQIISEIISQSENIVIEYPNRPERVLKMILGLAMKKTDGQISPTIADEVTKKILQKKFNL
- a CDS encoding amidase family protein: MSVKVLGNFEKAKVELANNKNNAVSYIYDQAKNLNPQGNLSNSVFTIKNVFATDDAVTNASSRILENFQPHYNAEVVQKLLNAGATPVAKVHSDELALGGTGTYSGFGLIRNPLDPERLSGGSSSGSIVTLTDNVSFALGSDTGDSVRLPASYNGKVGFKPSYGAISRYGMFAYCSSLDTVAFFAHNVNDIFEVSKATFGIDNKDMTTIKVKMEELNSLKPNIVVALELDGFLEEYVLNSYNNLIQKLINNGVKVKKVKPDLTILRNIKPVYDIVSYSEASANLANLNGIAFGERKTGEDWNEIMTNTRTSGFGKMVQRRLTLGSYYLYSKNQEEIFKKAQKVRRVIRDYLTSLHKSADVVIYPASAAIAPFIDFSKNKNYDFMEYILTGSNLVGNPSITIPLGKNQELPFNITIDSEIYTDEKLLSISLWFEEILGGNNELK
- a CDS encoding Asp-tRNA(Asn)/Glu-tRNA(Gln) amidotransferase subunit GatC, which encodes MNKSITKEELYKIAESLMLKPTEEVVEEILKDWEVLQKYIQMMSLINTDNVKPMTHINENYQVDFFREDIEDDSWAIKKEHILTNAAQSDQDFIITKKVVK